Genomic segment of Hirundo rustica isolate bHirRus1 chromosome 6, bHirRus1.pri.v3, whole genome shotgun sequence:
GTTGAAATTCCTGACAGTAAGGATCCTGTGAGCAATTTGATTTTCAGGTAGTCGAGCACGCAGGAGCCTTAGCACCCAAattcagcagctcctgagacTTTCTTGGCCGTGCTGTAGACCTGGGGGTAAAGCAATGAGGAGCCCTACAGCTTCTCTGAAGGATTTGACCCAAGAGAAGCAGCTCATGGCATGCAGCGCAGGTGGACCATTTTCCCCGATGGATTGCCAGCAGCgcagaggagctgcctgtgccttGCTGCTCAGCTCAGGCCATGTCGTGCACTTGTCTCCAGCATCTGCAAAActgccctggctggagcagggggctTCCCTTGTGCTCACTGTTAGACATAGTCCGTAGGGCATTACTGCAGTGGAGTCATACTGATGTTCTTTTATTACCTCGTCtgtaatttctgctgaaaacctTTCTCACTGGAAAGGGGAAGCTGCTGCCCTTGAAACTTTTCAAGAGAAAGTCTTCTGTATCGAAGTGCCATGCTAGAGAGTAATAACTAGATTTTTATCATATAAAAATAGCTacagggaatttttttcattaataacaCACACCAGCAGACCCAGACTCAAGGGAGAGCATGCAGCCTCCAGCCACAGAGATTCCACACTCTGCTCAGGGATGAACTTGACTTGTCCAAATTGGCTTCAGGGCTGCTGATCACGACATTTGTTTCCAGCCAGATGTGGCCATCGGGTCCGGGCCTGAGCACAACACACAGCAAGTGCTTACACTTTCCTAGCAGTGCAGCTGGCTTCCCAGTCTGCAGAaaggtaggtaggtaggtaggtacATCTTGTACTCAGAGAAATGCAATCTCCTTTGAAATCTTTTTATAAAGTTAATGACTATGTATATAGTTAATGACTATGATCCAGTAGAACAAGACATCATTAAACACTGTCTGTGTTCACAATCAACTTCCTGATCATAATCTGGGAGAGAGAGCATCCAGCAATGTGCTACCCATCCCCAGAGTGGGGAGAAGAAATtctcctctcctggagcaggtaAGGCAAAAATTATAACTTTGTGGTTGGTGTGGACCTTGCAGCTCCATGTGGCTTCAGCCAGTGTGCTGCAAGCTGGCCAAATGATGctcagggagaagggaaaagggtCTCTACACTGCTTGTTCATTCTTGCACCTGCCAAAGGTGAGAGCAAAGCGCTGCCCCTGACTCGGCACATGTGTCAGCAGGAAGGCTGCAGGTGGGGTGCTGGGTCAGTCCATGCATTACAGCCAGCTGACATGAGCTTTCTAGGGTACTTTACCAAAACTTTCTGGACTTCAGTGGAAAGCAATGGAGGTCCTGTTGCAATAAAGCTTGAGAGGATGAATGCCAGAAATAAAGGGTGATGGGCAGTTGGGCAGCCCTGTTCTTGGTGAGCCCATTtaccaggctgggctgtgctcacactggttttgccaggagcagggctaGATGGGGCTAGGCTCACATTGTGTCTTCAGGGTCTATCACCTGCATATCTGGCTCCTGGGCAGTTATGGTTTGCAATTAGATAgcatgtgaaaaagaaaaaaataacttgagCAGAGCAGTGTGCTTTAGAGCTGTGAGTATGGTTCTTTCACTTTCAGTGGAGAAAGAAGTTGACTTGACAGGGAACTCCCTTGTCTTCAGCTTATGTTCTTTTCCCATGTAATGTTTCTCTGGCTTGATTAACTATTTCTAATAACTCTTCTGACATTTTATTTGCTCACCTATAATAATTTCTAATTGCCTGGGAATCACTAGAGGATTTATGAGACacactttgaaaataataataagtcAAGACGTGCTTTGGAAATATTATGatttctctctggttttgcGTCTTCCAAGGCAGCCtccagccagccttgtttccattCACAGTGGAGTTGTATGGTGCATCTGAAGCTTGGCAAAGCCCAGCACCtccccattttttcctctctttcctttcttgaaaAAGATATGGCCCCGGGTTTAAAAGTTGATTTTTagctttgattgtgtgcatGTGCTATGTGAATGCTAAGCAGCCTTTACAATGCATCCTTGTGATGTGCCCGGCAAGGCAGACACAGGCCAAGGTCTCCCTGGCCTCCCATCATCCCTATGGCTGCGGCGTGATTTGATATGGACATGTTTTATTTATGAGCAAGCTTTAGGGTGAATCCAGCCGTGTTATGGGCTGTAGCTGAGGGACCGAATGGGCTGAGTTCAAGCAGCTGAGGCTGGGGTGCTGCTGTTCCACCACTGATGGCTGCACTGATGGAGTGAGAGCCAGAAAAGTGGATGTCAAGAAAGCACCGGCATGAATTCAGCCTCTTCTCCTCCATTTGTGCTTAGTGTCCCAAGTTCACTCCATGCAGCATTAACCCATCAAATCCCCCAGCTCTTTCAGAACATCCCTCTGACAGAGTGGGTGTTGTTTCCCTCCAGCCAGAAGAAGGCTGGGGGTTtgtagctttaaaaaaaacaaaacaaaacaaaacccaaaaacctggCTTTGTTCCCCTTTTTAAATCAATTCTTCCCTTCTGGATTAGGTGGCACATCCCTCTGAGACCCATGCAGCTGGGGATGCTGGTGTATATTTTCATAACAGCGACCTGCAAGCTGCCACAAGGCTAGAAAGAAGCACCTGTGCTCTCTGGGCTATTTTCAGACTCACTACCATCTTTCTGTGCTCCAATTGATAACCAGAGGTAAGGTAGGAAgccacaggcaggagctgtggtcACCTatgttttttgcatttcttttgggAGTGGTAAGTTGTGCTCTTGCAAAGGGGACCAATTGGTGAAACCTTCCAAGGTGGGCAGGAGACCAAGTCTTGCTGGAAAAGCCATGCTGCCATCCAGCCTACATGCTGGCTTTAAGGGTGGTTCCCTGGGATGCCACCAGCCCTGCCTCTCTTCCCACTGGGATGAGGTTGAGGGGACATCCTGCTTCTCACCAGTGCTTTCTGGGCAGGCAGGTAGGTGCTTGCCTACTGAGGCAGGTGTGTGCCAACTACAGGGCACCCAGAGGAAGTTTAATCCCATAGAAATTGAAGTGTTGCACAGATTGCCTTGTCGATGGGCATAGGTAGGATGAGCACTCAGAGTCCCCTGTTCTCCCTTTGGCAGTGCCCTTCCATGTGCCAGATATGCCTTCCTTAATCACAGCCCAACATCTTAATATCTCAGCTCTACTGATGCTCCTGCTTTCTTTTGGGCAAGGGAGTAACtttccttttggcttttttaagTGTGAGGCAGCAACTCCTTTTGCTCTTGTTATTTTTGTGATGTTAGAAATCCACATATGCTGTGCATCAAACAGGAAACTTTCAAGGCATACCTGTATGGGATAGAGGGTAAAAGTGAGGaaagggaaacagcagaaaatccCTCCACCCCTgagcccagcaggcagagcaaaTAGCGGAGAAAGTGGGCACAAAATTGGGGCACCGAGCACTGCAGGTGAGGGAAGAATCAAAAGATATGGTCAAACTACTCAGGAATAGTAATTTTCAACCAAGACAGAGGAAGGAGCTGTTTAAACGCAGCTGTTTGAAGCTACAGACCTGCTTTCAGAGCTCCGTGAGTCAGTGAAGGTACCCCTTTTTATGGCTGGAGACAAAACGACGTAGGACGTATTTTGTGGGAAGACCAGCAGCCCTTGCAAGGCGCATAGATGGCGATTTTGGGACCTCTCAGGTGGACCTGAGGTGAGGTACGAGGCTTCTGCAAGAACTGAGGAGACGGAAATGGAAAAAACGGCACCGGGGAGGGAAATGCCCTTCAGAAAGCCCATGTCGATCCTACCGCCCTTCGGGAAAGGCTCCTGCTGGCCTGTGGGGACCTCTAGCGTGAGACGTGGCTTCGCACAGGTCTCTGCGGTGACAGGCGTTCAGGACTGCGGAAGGAAGTGGGATCTAGGAGGAAACAGAGATGGGTTCCATGTGTTTTTTCCATGTCCGCCGCTGTGAAACAGACTCCGTGTGTGCTTAGGGCAGGTGACACGGCTTGGTGACTGTCGCTCGTGGCTAGGCTAACGTGGCTTGGTGTTACACGGAGAGCTGTACTCTTATGTTCTTGCAGCCCTTCCAGATTTAACCTGTAACTCCACTGGTGGGCCAGCTCTGTTGTCTTTGTACCAGGGATCCTTCCCCTTGAAAATTCAGGTGACAGCACCCCCCTTTGTCCTCTAGTAGCAGAAGCAGTGATGGGTGCCCACAGTTCTGAATTCCGATGCAATCCTAACTCTGACAGTGTCTTATAAGGCATTTTCCCCACCTGGTCTGTCCTGAATGTGGGTGGCTTGGCATCAGCTGCCTCACCAGCTTGTCCTctccccgctgccctcctgccctgctgtctATCCATTGGTTTTCCTCAGATGGTCTCCAGATGGTGGCTAGAAGAGGAAGGTCTCTGTCTGCACATGGGTACCTCAGTGTCTCTTCCTGGGCATGAGGGCAGGGACCCGTGAGCCATGGGGACACCTGTTTCTGGCTCTGGCAGTGGCAGCTCTTACTGGAGTCTCGGGAGGCTGCAACCAAGGTGATCTGCAGGAAAACTTGTAAGAAAAGTAGTGATGTAGCCAGAAAATCATGATGTGCTTTACCCCATGCTCATGGCTTTGTGCAACtcaatttctcttctctttgctttgaaaaatgcatcttccttccttttttcattcccctcctcttccttttttatcaTCTTCCTGTTACTGCAGTTACTGTTGTGGGatggttttacttttttactcCCTTTGTTTGCCACCTGGGGGGAGtgcaattatttttcattagtcTGTTTCACCTGTTCTCTACCAGTCTGGTTCCAAAAGTAAGGATGATTAAAGCACTCAGTCATTCACTAGCTCACTTTGGCCAGATCCTTCTCGAGGCTTCTTTGCAATTTACTTTTAAGAAATAGGCATTCAGGAGACAGCTGGTTTTGAAGACCAGAAACCACCTGAGTCTTCTGCAGCCATGGGTCCATGGAGTCTTCAGTGctaggagaggggaaagggggagTTAAAATGTCCATGGACAGGGAGGGTCTCCTCAGCAGGGGCTTATATGTCTATATAGCCATTTTCCTGAATAAAGTACTAccaaatgtgttttttccccttgtctGAAAATTCCAGTTCTAATAGAGGCTCAGCCAGAGGTTATTGCTAATGTGGTGGTTTTACATGGGGAGAGAAGACTCTTACATAGATCTCTCttgggggtggtggtggggggggggtgttaaTCTCTTCTTTAAACAACtggttatatatattttttcttttttaatgttttcctagGTGTTTTCCCAAAATATCATTTATGTagattatatatattaaaaaaatgttaccGACAATGTTCATTAAGAAAAACTGTATCTGAATGAAAGTCAAAATTGGGATATTTTGACACTGACTCTTGAATGaacagtttaaatttttttttattatttttttattattttttttatttttttatttttatttttaaggagcTTTGCTCCAAACTCCATGAAAGGTTGTTTTTCTGTAtgcctttccttctttcccagcTGGCTGTGCGGGAACTGACAGCAGCTGACTGAGAGCCTGTGCAGAAGGTGACTGCCCTAAAGAGGATTTAATAAtcaggcaggaggaggtgcATCTGTGTGTGGTGGGGACTCCACTTCCTGAGAGGCCCCGCTGTGGCCATGCCTCCCTTTGGTGGAAACCCAGGCTTTATCAAGAGCTGGAGGGACCAActgccagctctctcagggGACAAGCTGCCATGGGACTGAGGTGCGGGATGAGGACCACCAAGTGCCAGCTGCTGGTGATGAGCCTTTGTGTCAAGGTGAGCAGGCAGGTTTGGGGGGATTTCTGCAGAACCGAGGTGAGCTGTTGCctttcccatccccactctgAGAGGAGATGGTTTTCCCACGTTCGGTTTTTGGCGGGTGGAGGGCAAGCACAGCCAACTGCCTGAGTTATCATTGCACCATGGGCGGTTATCGCTGGCCTCCAGTATCGTCCCCCCTCCTCTGATAGACTTCTGGTTTCTCAGGGCTGTCACACCACTGCAGCTCTTTCACAActcagcagctgcctccaaggagaaagaaaaggttgCTGCTGGCAGAATGGGTGGTTTTCAGCAGAAAGATATTTGCTCCTGTCTCCTTGGAGCTAAAGAGAGAGGATGGACCTGCTGCAGTCGCGCTTGCTGCTGGGAGGGTGGCTGCCTGCAGGTGGGATCAGTGAGGGTATGAAACCCACAAGGCTTTGGTGGGAAAAACCTATGGATCGGCACTGCGAAGCAAAAGCAGTTCTAGGGACTTTTTATGAGCTTTTGAAGCAAATTCAAGGGGAGTTTCTGGACATCTGCTGTTAGAGCTGATGGGAAATGGTGGAAATTGGAGAACACGTCTCATGGATTCTTTGACTCGTATGTTCTCGTTGCCTTTTCACTTCATCAAAACTTGCCagcttaataataataacaagaGCAATAACAATAATCTGTATTTAGTTCAAAGAGGGTTGGTGGCTTGTTAAGAGTGTAATTAAAAGGTAATATCTTATTTTGGGCCACAAATCTAGTTTTTCCAAATTTCAACATTCCAAGGCTGCAGTGGCTGTAAGGTGGTCCTCTCTTCCAAATAACAGAATATGCCACTTGGAGGAAATGAAAGGAGGATTGGTACCAAGCACGTTTAGAGGAGTCATTAAGGCACAGTTGCTGTGGATGGTTAGAATCACATTCACACTGTTGGGAGGATTTTAGACTAGTGTTTCTCAGAAATCTGAGCTAACTGGTGTTGCACTTTTGGTGTTGTATTTTGCTGGGCATGGGTCAAGATATGCAGTAATACACAGTCTGAAGGATGAGAAGGTGCCACAAATTAGGTTAGACAAAACGCTACAGTTTGGATGGATTTAATCTTTGAGACTGTAAGCCTCCAGCAAAAGCTCTTACAAAATGTCACACAATGGGGATTATGTTGAGATCGCACTGTCATGTTTGACACAGGTATAGCTGCCTTGTGTTTCCATATTGTAAAGGCACAAAATGATGAAGCCTTATCTTCAGAGCTTGGAGTAGCCTtacattttgtattttccagGCTCATTACACTAAATTTGgagctggttttgctgctggtgCCTTTGTCCAAGCTCTGCTACCAGTCATGCTGCAAGGACCCCAGCCCTAGAGCCAGGTGCCATCAGAAATGTTGCCTTTTCATCACCTGAAGAGGTGACATGCAAGTAATTACCTCATGCCTTAGGCATACCGGTGCTGTCAGGGGTGGGACAGAAACAGACAGACCAGCAACACCTTGCAGAGACAAAAACCACCTCAGATAGCTTAGAGtttctcagttttcttcatGTAATGGGAATTTAATCCATGGGTACTGACCAAGAGACTGTGGGCTGCACAGTTAGTTTCACATGCACTCATTATGCAAGAGATAAAAAAACAGCTTTAGTATTTTTAAGTGTCTGGGGTTTGTCATTTTATGTGCATTTTGGGGTACGTGGGGTGGTCTCTGGATGATAAGGCTGTCTGCATTTGCATGGGGGCCAGGAGTGTCCAGATACACCTCAAACCTTTGTGTGCatccagccagagctgctgccttgtAAATCCTTTCCTGAAAGccttcttttccagctgctggggctctcCATTGCCACGGTGAGCACCGTCACCCACTATGGGCTCCATTTCACCGTCATCAGCAACGTTTCCCTGGACAGCAATGCCTACAGGGTCATCCACCACACAGGTAAGTTATGGTCACATCCCAGTGAGACCTTTGGTGATACCCGGAGCTGCAAAATTCCTTAAAGCGATAGAAGAAAATTCAGGGGTATCtcaagaggaggaaggagctgggtTTTGGAGGCTGCATTAGGACTAACACAGTCCCGCAGGCACTTTCTTTCCCCAGATCAGACCTGCATGCCTGTAATCAAAGGATGCTGTGGGTGCATGGGGTGCTCAGGTGCTTCTGTGTTTGCACCTGTTCCTCTATTCTCCAGCCCCTGTGCTGTGGTAAATGTTCAGAAGGGACTCCTTGGTCACATcactggagctggcaggagacTGGAAGCACGGGGAGAGGAACTACAGGAGCTGAAGCAGAACACAGAAGATtgaggctgggaggagaaatGTTTGGCAGCGCCTCGGACTTTTCTGAGGAAATGTGCGGTATTTTCACTttcacaagggagaagtataAACTGAGTCTCAGGTACAAGGCTAGAGCAAAGATAGCCCAGTTACTAAAATACTCTGCTCACCACTGCTGCACTTgcatctgctgcttctcctgagCTGCACTCTGGGCTTAAACGCACTCATATCCTCTCGAGATCCTGGTTCTCAATTTCAGTTTAACAAAGCAGGTGTAAAAACTATATTAGTCCAAGGCTAAGGTACATTCCTTCCCTGTTCCTACACATATATATTGGCACTGACTGCAGCTTTGCAGACTCTCCCACCCCAGCCACCCATCTCCAGCAACATTTCCACTTGCCTTGTTTGCAAGCCTTACCTCTGGGTGGTTAGGCTAGCAAAGCCCTTTGCAGCACTGAGGTCCCTGAGCCCTGTCCCTGGGTACTGGCTGTGATCCTGTCTGAGCCAGAAGGAAACCAGAGGGAGAGTGTTGCACCAGATTAGCAATGCCTAGAGTCCTGATAGAGGCTATGGGACAGCTGCTGCACATCAGCACCCCCCCCATTTTGGGGGATCCTTATCAGAATGCTGAAGTAATTGGCAGCTTCTGGTCTGTTGGGTGGACCAACACTGTTTTAGGCTGCTTCactctgctggagctgtgggaacCACTCAGAGGCTTACAGTGCTGTCAGACATACACAGCAAAGCACACAGAGACAGGGGCTATTGAATAAATTTCAGAAAACTTTCAGTTCTGCTACCTGGTCACTTGGGGTGAGCTCCCCAAAATGCACTTTTTGGCCCCTCTCTGGGTAAAGCATCAGACTAGGCCTCTGGCATCTGACCACAACTCCCATGTCTGTCTTCCTTCCAGCTTTCTACTTTGGGATCTGCCTGAGCATGACCCTGATcctggcagccctgctgagctctgctgccacaGTGCGGGAATCGCAGTGCCTCACTGCCATGGTGCGTATCCATACCTGCAGGGACTGGCTGGAAGGGCTTTTGTTCACCTGGGGCTGGCCCCTGTAGCGTGtggtgctgggggctgtgctgccttATGCCTGGGAGAATGCTCGCCTGGGGAAGGAGGTCCGGTTGTTCCACCTTGTGCTGCTACGGGACATTTTTGAAAAAGTGTGACCTTGCAGAGCTCTTCAGGCTGAGGATTGCATCATTTTGTGCCTAGTTTCCTTTGCCAAGGTCCTGTGTATGCAGCTTTCAGAGGGAAGGTGTTTATCTGCCAAGCAACTAAGGTGATGACAATTCccagggtattttttttctccttatcaAGTCAACACATGGTTTGTATGGGGAAACCTTAGCAGTGTGATTTTGAGTCTCACACGCTTCCCCTGACTTGTGACAGCAAAATTAGCCCCTCTTTTTCCCACCGCACTGCAAACATCCATAAAAAGCATGGCAGCAGGCATGGGGGATTTGGGCAGGACCCTGAATTTCAGCCTACAAGGAGAGGGTGGAGAAGTAGCATAAGAGTTGAAATCCCCCCTTTGTCCTCTCCATCAGCCTGTTTGGGCCTGGACCACGTTGACAGTAATAAATCGCACTGTGAGCCAAGCTGCATTTCAAAACAGAGCCTGCGTGTGGGGCTTAGCCTGCATAGAGAAGCTTCCAGCCTTGGAGCTGGAGGGATAAGTGGTAAAGTGCTGCTCACTGCATGTTTTCCCATGTGAAGGGCAGGAGTTAACAGGTAGGTTGTTGAGCATGAAATCTTgcttaatataaaataattgcaTTGCTGTCATATACTCACTTTAAAGAGATTTATCTAATCTGTGTAATTGTAATGGCAGAAATGAGAAGCTGACGCTTGAAAATTCAGTGCAAAGCAAACACTGACATTAATGTTTTCACCTTCTCAATACACCACCTTCCTTTCTCTGTCTGAGATACCCAAAGGGACCAGAGATCCCATGAATTAAGCAGAATACGTGTAACTCCCCTCTCTTTTGCTGAAGTGTCTTTAATGTGTGCCTGCAGTTACCGCATCTAAACCAACAGACGGGCATATACAGATGTGTGGAGAATGTCATGGCTGCCTGAAGATTCAGTCAAACTTCTCTATAATGTTTATTTGTTGCCTTACTCTCTGGTATAGTTTGGGGCATGCCGCTCCATAGAACAGGCTGTTAAAATAGTAATAAAGAGCGCAAACATATACTGAGCAAACTCCAGAGCTGCCGTCCAAAGAACACTGTCCAAGGGCCACACGGTgctgctctccctttcctctggaATGAGGGCGATCCTTTCCTCCAGACACCCGTCATCTCCCCCAGCCCGCCTGCTTTGGGGTATCACAGCCAAGCTTTGCTCGTCGAAGCAACCTCGGGCTGGCAGAACCCTCAGACTGGCtatttatttctgtggctcCTAGTGCATCCTGTTGGCTTGTTTTTAGCTTTCACATCCTCTGGGGGATGTGGCCGTCTGCATCCCCTGATGGCACGGTGTGCTGCCTTGCGGGGGAGCGGAGGAAAGGTGCGAGGCGCCTTCCCGGCAGCTGTGGCGACGAGGCTTCATCCCCCGCCGCTCTCGGCAGGGATAACGGGGAGCCTCTCGGCTGCCTTGCGGCTCCGTGTCCGTGCCGGGCCGTGGGGCAGGAGGCGAGAGGGCCGCCGGCCGCCGCGCGGGGCCGCTGCAGCGCCGCGCTCCGCCCGAGGGGCCGCGGGCCCGCCGGCTCGCTGCCCGCCCGCTCCGGGACGTGCCGCGGAACGCGCCTTCGCGACCCCTGCAGGGTGCTGGCACGTCCGCAGCCCTCAGGGATTAGCGGGAACCCTGGGACGCACTCAAGAGCTGGCCGCTGGCAAGGGTATTCTCGACTCCAAGTCGTTCAAGGAGCTCATCGGCGTCTTAGAAC
This window contains:
- the LOC120754783 gene encoding tetraspanin-32-like isoform X1; translation: MGLRCGMRTTKCQLLVMSLCVKLLGLSIATVSTVTHYGLHFTVISNVSLDSNAYRVIHHTAFYFGICLSMTLILAALLSSAATVRESQCLTAMVRIHTCRDWLEGLLFTWGWPL
- the LOC120754783 gene encoding tetraspanin-32-like isoform X2 encodes the protein MGLRCGMRTTKCQLLVMSLCVKLLGLSIATVSTVTHYGLHFTVISNVSLDSNAYRVIHHTAFYFGICLSMTLILAALLSSAATVRESQCLTAMLPHLNQQTGIYRCVENVMAA